A single genomic interval of Romboutsia ilealis harbors:
- a CDS encoding DUF4870 domain-containing protein, with product MDNYRNSMSRENLIMLIMAGSILVFNLVGFIVSYFVWKDLSKESDYIRENGRKLLNFHISFVIYEIIAGLSIFVLIGAILTPIVSIAYFVLAVLGMIKYGQYKDYDYAFVINFIK from the coding sequence ATGGATAACTACCGAAATTCTATGTCAAGAGAAAACCTGATAATGTTAATAATGGCTGGATCTATACTTGTTTTTAACTTAGTTGGATTTATAGTATCATACTTTGTATGGAAGGATTTAAGTAAAGAATCTGACTATATAAGAGAAAATGGCAGAAAGCTATTAAATTTTCATATATCTTTTGTAATATATGAAATAATAGCAGGATTATCAATATTTGTATTAATAGGAGCGATTTTAACTCCAATAGTTTCAATAGCATACTTTGTATTAGCAGTACTTGGTATGATAAAGTATGGACAATATAAAGACTATGATTATGCATTTGTAATTAATTTTATAAAGTAA
- a CDS encoding RDD family protein: MKTKISSRILALLIDNVGIYALIVGIFINIGKDSTFALRIGSLIFTIYLILVPVIFKGYHFGKYMMGMKIVTDNYNNPSLVHIIVRELCKVIYTIPFIGIILVLVSNYIMSKREDGKALHDIIARTKVINV; this comes from the coding sequence TTGAAAACTAAAATATCATCAAGAATATTGGCATTATTAATAGATAATGTCGGTATTTATGCATTGATAGTAGGGATTTTTATAAATATAGGAAAAGACTCGACATTTGCCTTAAGGATTGGGAGTTTAATATTTACAATATATTTAATACTAGTACCAGTTATATTTAAAGGATATCATTTTGGTAAATATATGATGGGAATGAAAATAGTTACAGATAACTACAACAATCCAAGTTTAGTACATATTATTGTAAGAGAATTATGTAAAGTAATTTATACTATACCTTTTATCGGTATTATTTTAGTATTAGTTTCAAATTATATTATGAGCAAGAGAGAAGATGGTAAGGCCTTACATGATATAATTGCAAGAACAAAAGTAATAAATGTATAA
- a CDS encoding alanine:cation symporter family protein, with product MANFLTQLEHMITKVSEVIWPVFVPFMLVLGAYMAFTSITKIHPKMTKPSKMKFKNMIGPASISLGAMVGTGAIVGVLGAISKLYGAGQHNIEAIVAWAMIGALVMIPVSYCETVNSKIMKQGPREYISKLISPKLGFFYAISIVALVVFGFGGFQFSGIDSVFTIVASQFMGVELSLVQRYMFIVIPVVLIVALVVLSKKDDIFMNAMTYMIGTALAAYLIFATIFIVKTANHIPVYFSGLLKGMMNPVNAGMGIPIGFVLGMQKVLQTVESGLGCLAMSAQQSDSEPREAGTISLIPSIMTLFIAIFITSYIASYGIDAGIINYGAPNDAVYRLSSFFNTASSVTGTFGLAVMALFTVLSAMTTILGSYYYLRKLFKSNAVNKNIVIYMTLIISAGTLAIFGANVVFEAVDLLLFVCSGINLIALSVFAYQANKAIKNGEVKDINEEVKSA from the coding sequence ATGGCTAATTTCTTAACACAATTAGAACACATGATAACTAAAGTTTCAGAAGTTATATGGCCTGTGTTCGTACCGTTTATGTTAGTTTTAGGTGCTTATATGGCTTTTACAAGTATCACTAAGATACACCCTAAAATGACTAAACCATCAAAAATGAAATTTAAAAATATGATAGGACCTGCATCTATATCTCTAGGAGCTATGGTTGGAACAGGAGCTATCGTAGGTGTGCTTGGCGCAATCTCAAAATTATATGGAGCAGGACAACACAATATAGAAGCTATCGTTGCTTGGGCTATGATAGGTGCTTTAGTAATGATACCTGTATCTTACTGCGAAACAGTAAACTCAAAAATAATGAAGCAAGGACCAAGAGAGTATATCTCTAAATTAATAAGTCCAAAATTAGGATTCTTCTATGCAATATCAATAGTTGCATTAGTTGTTTTCGGATTTGGTGGATTCCAATTCAGTGGAATAGATTCTGTATTTACAATAGTAGCTTCTCAATTTATGGGTGTTGAACTTTCATTAGTTCAAAGATACATGTTTATAGTAATACCTGTAGTATTAATAGTTGCTCTTGTTGTATTATCTAAGAAAGATGATATATTCATGAACGCTATGACTTACATGATAGGAACAGCTTTAGCTGCTTACTTAATATTCGCTACTATATTTATAGTAAAAACTGCAAACCATATACCAGTATACTTCTCTGGATTATTAAAAGGTATGATGAATCCTGTTAATGCTGGTATGGGTATACCTATAGGATTTGTTTTAGGTATGCAAAAAGTATTACAAACAGTAGAAAGTGGATTAGGATGTTTAGCGATGTCTGCTCAACAATCTGATTCTGAACCAAGAGAAGCTGGTACTATATCATTAATACCAAGTATAATGACTTTATTCATAGCTATATTCATAACTTCTTACATAGCTAGTTACGGAATAGACGCTGGTATAATAAATTACGGTGCTCCAAATGACGCTGTTTATAGATTATCTTCATTCTTTAACACAGCATCTAGTGTTACTGGAACATTTGGATTAGCAGTTATGGCATTATTCACAGTTTTATCAGCTATGACTACTATATTAGGTTCATACTACTACTTAAGAAAACTATTCAAAAGCAATGCTGTAAACAAGAACATAGTAATATACATGACTTTAATAATATCAGCAGGAACATTAGCTATATTTGGAGCTAACGTTGTATTTGAAGCAGTTGACTTATTATTATTCGTATGTTCAGGTATAAACTTAATAGCATTAAGCGTATTTGCTTACCAAGCTAACAAAGCTATTAAAAATGGTGAAGTTAAAGATATAAACGAAGAAGTTAAATCTGCTTAA
- a CDS encoding IS630 transposase-related protein, with translation MSKTTLTRWINKENESKLGEIEIHVRKSKKIYPEKSIKYIEEHPDAYLVEIADKFNCSECAIRKSLKKLNEMFLRHVARSKRIFTILTT, from the coding sequence ATATCTAAAACAACACTAACTAGATGGATAAATAAAGAAAATGAAAGTAAATTAGGAGAAATAGAAATACATGTTAGAAAATCAAAAAAGATTTATCCAGAAAAGTCAATTAAATATATAGAAGAACATCCAGATGCATACTTAGTTGAGATTGCAGATAAGTTTAATTGTAGTGAGTGTGCAATAAGAAAATCATTAAAGAAATTAAATGAAATGTTTCTTCGGCACGTCGCTCGCTCGAAGCGAATTTTTACTATATTAACAACGTAA
- a CDS encoding carbohydrate kinase family protein, translated as MKKIITIGEALIDFIPNKKGCSLKEVVGFERVAGGAPANVAAVVSKLGGKSNFISQLGEDAFGDYIIDELNKVNVDTSYVLRTNKANTGLAFVSLKEDGNRDFSFYRNPSADMLLNESEINKEWFNDCHSLHFCSVDLIDCPMKQAHKKAINCAIDNNSIISFDPNVRLPLWNSEDECRKAILEFLPFAHIVKISDEELDFITGFNNIEDAKEVLFNGSVKMVIFTKGKDGAEIHTKDKVVRIDGNIVEVIDTTGAGDSFIGAFLFKLLENEVDLECIDKLSCDTIRDYLLFANHYAAYSTTKKGAIASYANLEEIQEYIKNR; from the coding sequence ATGAAAAAAATAATAACTATAGGAGAAGCATTAATTGACTTTATACCCAATAAAAAGGGCTGTAGTTTAAAAGAAGTAGTTGGATTTGAAAGAGTAGCAGGAGGTGCACCTGCTAATGTGGCTGCAGTAGTTAGTAAATTAGGAGGGAAATCTAATTTTATTTCACAACTAGGTGAAGATGCATTTGGAGATTATATTATAGATGAACTTAATAAAGTTAATGTTGATACAAGTTATGTATTAAGGACAAATAAAGCAAATACTGGACTTGCATTTGTTTCTTTAAAAGAAGATGGAAATAGAGATTTTTCATTTTATAGAAATCCAAGTGCGGATATGTTGTTAAATGAAAGTGAAATAAATAAAGAGTGGTTTAATGATTGTCATAGCTTACATTTTTGTTCTGTAGATTTAATAGATTGTCCGATGAAACAAGCGCATAAAAAAGCAATAAATTGTGCTATAGATAATAATAGCATTATAAGTTTTGACCCAAATGTAAGATTACCATTATGGAATAGTGAAGATGAATGTAGAAAAGCGATACTTGAATTTTTACCTTTTGCACATATAGTTAAAATATCAGATGAAGAATTAGATTTTATAACAGGATTTAATAATATTGAAGATGCTAAAGAAGTACTATTTAATGGAAGTGTAAAAATGGTTATTTTTACAAAAGGCAAAGATGGAGCAGAAATACATACAAAAGATAAAGTAGTTAGAATAGATGGTAATATAGTTGAAGTTATTGATACAACAGGCGCAGGAGACTCATTTATTGGAGCATTTTTATTTAAGTTATTAGAAAATGAAGTTGATCTTGAATGTATAGATAAGTTAAGTTGTGATACTATAAGAGATTATTTATTATTTGCTAATCATTATGCTGCATATAGTACAACTAAAAAAGGTGCTATAGCCTCATATGCAAACTTAGAAGAAATTCAAGAATACATTAAAAATAGGTAG
- the asnB gene encoding asparagine synthase (glutamine-hydrolyzing), translated as MCGIVGWANLKKDIKPYYNIVEEMRDTLAFRGPDSYGIKVYDNAILGHRRLAIVDPTGGFQPMDKYLGDRKYTIVYNGELYNTEVVRRDLLDKGYTFNSYSDTEVLLTSYIEYGQDCVNKIDGIYAFAIWDDYKKELFLVRDPLGVKPLFYSFKDDSLIFGSEIKALLKHPNVDSIVDKEGILEMMAISPQRSLGSGIFKDIKEVPPAYCLTYNENGIKLRQYWELEAKEHTEDLGQTTNHLRELLVDAIERQLVSDVPVCTFLSGGLDSSFISYIAAKAFERDGKEKLNTFSIDYTDNEKYFKANEFQPNSDAYWVVKMADYIKSNHHNVILDNTTLANYLKEATLASDLPLMADIDSSLYLFSKEVRKHATVALSGECADEVFGGYPWYTKDYENIEMFPWQDSLNHRKNILAKSLKDLPIEEYAKQMCQDSIKKVPKVKGESKRDERMRELTYLNLKWFMITLLNRKDRMTMANSLEGRVPYADKTLVEYAYNIPADMKLLHGREKGLLRESMRTLLPDEIIDRKKSPYPKTHNPIYTKAVCKMLNDIAQNPNAKLFQIVDKEAVINMINTQGRSFTKPWFGQLMTGPQVIAYLIQLETWLNEYNVKLDI; from the coding sequence ATGTGTGGAATAGTTGGATGGGCTAATCTTAAAAAAGACATAAAGCCATATTACAATATAGTAGAAGAAATGAGAGATACTCTAGCATTTAGAGGTCCAGATTCATATGGAATAAAAGTATATGATAATGCAATACTTGGACATAGAAGATTAGCTATAGTTGACCCAACAGGTGGATTTCAGCCTATGGATAAGTATTTAGGTGATAGAAAATATACTATAGTATATAATGGAGAATTATATAATACAGAGGTTGTAAGGCGTGATTTATTAGATAAAGGGTATACATTTAACTCATATTCTGATACAGAAGTACTTTTAACTTCATATATAGAGTATGGTCAAGATTGTGTAAATAAAATCGATGGTATATATGCATTTGCTATATGGGATGATTATAAAAAAGAATTATTTTTAGTAAGGGATCCATTAGGGGTTAAACCTTTATTTTATTCATTTAAGGATGATTCATTAATATTTGGATCTGAAATTAAAGCATTATTAAAACATCCAAATGTTGATTCTATTGTTGATAAAGAAGGTATTTTAGAGATGATGGCTATAAGTCCTCAAAGAAGCTTAGGATCAGGAATATTTAAAGATATAAAAGAAGTACCTCCTGCATATTGTTTAACATACAATGAAAATGGAATAAAATTAAGACAGTATTGGGAGCTAGAAGCAAAAGAACACACAGAAGATTTAGGGCAAACTACAAATCATTTAAGAGAATTACTAGTAGATGCAATCGAAAGACAACTTGTTAGTGATGTACCAGTTTGTACTTTCTTATCTGGTGGGCTTGATTCAAGTTTTATATCGTATATAGCAGCTAAGGCTTTTGAAAGAGATGGCAAAGAAAAATTAAATACATTTTCAATAGATTATACTGATAATGAAAAATATTTTAAAGCTAATGAATTCCAACCAAATAGTGATGCCTATTGGGTTGTAAAAATGGCTGATTATATTAAAAGTAATCACCACAATGTAATACTAGATAATACAACGCTTGCAAATTATTTAAAAGAAGCTACATTAGCATCTGATTTACCTTTAATGGCAGATATAGATTCATCACTTTATTTATTTTCTAAAGAAGTAAGAAAACATGCTACAGTTGCTTTATCTGGAGAATGTGCGGATGAGGTATTTGGTGGATATCCTTGGTATACTAAAGATTACGAAAATATAGAAATGTTTCCATGGCAAGATTCATTAAACCATAGAAAAAATATATTAGCGAAAAGTTTAAAGGATTTACCTATAGAAGAATATGCAAAACAAATGTGTCAAGATAGTATAAAAAAAGTTCCAAAAGTAAAAGGCGAAAGCAAAAGAGATGAAAGAATGAGAGAGTTAACTTATCTAAACTTAAAATGGTTTATGATAACTTTATTAAATAGAAAAGATAGAATGACTATGGCAAATAGTTTAGAGGGAAGAGTACCTTATGCAGATAAAACACTAGTTGAATATGCTTATAATATACCTGCAGATATGAAATTATTACATGGTCGTGAAAAAGGACTTTTAAGAGAGTCTATGAGAACTCTACTTCCAGATGAAATAATAGATAGAAAGAAAAGTCCGTATCCAAAAACTCACAATCCAATATACACTAAAGCAGTGTGTAAAATGTTAAATGATATAGCTCAAAATCCAAATGCTAAGCTTTTTCAAATAGTAGATAAAGAAGCTGTTATTAATATGATAAATACTCAAGGTAGAAGCTTTACTAAACCTTGGTTTGGTCAACTTATGACAGGACCTCAAGTAATAGCTTATTTAATTCAGTTAGAAACTTGGTTAAATGAATATAATGTAAAACTAGATATATAA
- a CDS encoding glycoside hydrolase family 32 protein yields MNALNRDIKKLVNCIEKNEKERVNKDYWRLKFHLMPPVGWLNDPNGLCEFNGEYHIFYQYSPFDANGGIKFWGHYTSKDFINYKNNGAEVFADQPFDCHGAYSGSTIVHNGKMNIFYTGNVKHLGKHDYISSGRGHNTVLLVSEDGKTFTNKKLIMTNDDYPKNMTCHVRDPKVWMENNKFYMVQGARDKDDIGQVLLFESDDMINWNIINIIKSESKFGYMWECPDLFNVDGKNILLISPQGIDAEGIKYNNIYQSGYYIVDGDYKTNNYKLRDFEELDRGFDFYAPQTFEDSKGRRILIGWMGLPDIEDLYSNPTTDYGWQHALTIPRELKIKNNKLIQNPVEEINMLRKDKKYIEINSNINEDAYDTFDMIVNLEKCDKLESTIKNCVNLSYDREQQLFTLSFTQGGYGRTNRSVSLDKLNNFRVLCDTSSLEIFINNGEEVFTTRFYPTKDNVGIKLSGENLKGSICIYEMEAYKIEN; encoded by the coding sequence ATGAACGCTTTAAATAGAGATATAAAAAAATTAGTAAACTGTATAGAAAAAAATGAAAAAGAAAGAGTTAATAAAGACTATTGGAGATTAAAGTTTCACTTAATGCCACCAGTTGGATGGTTAAATGATCCAAATGGACTTTGTGAATTTAATGGTGAATATCATATCTTTTATCAATACTCTCCATTTGATGCTAATGGAGGAATAAAGTTTTGGGGGCATTATACTAGCAAAGATTTTATTAACTATAAAAATAATGGCGCAGAAGTATTTGCAGACCAGCCTTTTGATTGTCATGGAGCATATTCAGGTTCAACTATAGTACATAATGGAAAAATGAATATATTTTATACTGGGAATGTAAAACATTTAGGAAAGCATGATTATATTTCATCTGGAAGAGGACATAATACAGTGCTTTTAGTAAGTGAAGATGGAAAAACTTTTACAAATAAGAAATTAATAATGACTAATGATGATTACCCGAAAAATATGACTTGTCATGTTAGAGATCCAAAAGTTTGGATGGAAAATAATAAATTCTATATGGTACAAGGCGCTAGAGACAAAGATGATATAGGTCAAGTATTATTATTTGAAAGCGATGATATGATAAACTGGAATATAATAAATATTATAAAAAGTGAAAGTAAGTTTGGTTATATGTGGGAATGTCCAGATCTATTTAATGTAGATGGAAAAAATATATTATTAATATCTCCACAAGGAATAGATGCTGAAGGTATAAAATATAATAATATTTATCAAAGTGGATACTACATAGTAGATGGAGATTATAAAACTAATAATTATAAATTAAGGGATTTTGAAGAATTAGATAGAGGATTTGACTTTTATGCCCCTCAAACATTTGAAGATTCAAAAGGAAGAAGAATATTAATAGGATGGATGGGACTTCCAGATATAGAGGATTTATATTCTAATCCAACTACAGATTATGGTTGGCAGCATGCATTAACTATACCAAGAGAACTAAAAATTAAAAATAATAAGTTAATACAAAATCCAGTAGAGGAAATTAATATGCTGAGAAAAGATAAAAAATATATTGAAATAAATTCAAATATAAATGAAGATGCATACGATACATTTGATATGATTGTTAATTTAGAAAAATGTGATAAACTTGAAAGTACTATAAAAAATTGTGTAAATTTAAGTTATGATAGAGAACAGCAATTATTTACATTATCTTTTACACAGGGAGGTTATGGAAGAACTAACAGAAGTGTTAGCTTAGATAAATTAAACAACTTTAGAGTACTGTGTGATACATCATCTCTTGAAATATTTATTAATAATGGAGAAGAAGTATTTACTACTAGATTCTATCCAACTAAAGATAATGTAGGAATAAAGCTTAGTGGAGAAAATTTAAAAGGTAGCATTTGTATTTATGAAATGGAGGCCTATAAAATTGAAAACTAA
- a CDS encoding PTS transporter subunit EIIC, which produces MGNNKVEKTNYKEIAQQIINEIGTSENLISAAHCATRLRLVIKSNEKVNKEAIENIDGVKGVFFASGQLQVIFGTGVVNKVYEEFTQLTGQGEVSKEELKQVASANDNKFKKIIKTLGDVFVPIIPAIVAGGLMMGLTESINFCVNNGYLAIDTSASWYVFLAMFSNAAYIFLPILIGFSSAKVFGGNQFLGAVIAMIMLHPDLQNAWTVASEGVLRNQSVWFGLYEIPMVAYQGHVIPIVIAVYIMSFIENKLHKIVPEMIDLFVTPLVTIFITGYLTLTLVGPVFVFLENSLLTGVQQIVQLPFGIGGFVIGGIYATTVVTGIHHMYSIIDMGQIANYGYTYWLPIASAANIAQGGATLAVGVKTKNKKIKSLAFPAALSAMLGITEPAIFGINLRYIKPFIGAALGGAAGGLYASIVGLGATGTGVTGIFGILLHLHSPINYLIMFAIALGVAFFTTLLLGWDESK; this is translated from the coding sequence GTGGGTAATAATAAAGTAGAAAAAACAAATTATAAAGAAATAGCACAACAAATAATAAATGAAATTGGTACAAGTGAAAACTTAATATCAGCAGCTCATTGTGCAACAAGACTTAGATTAGTAATTAAATCTAATGAAAAAGTAAATAAAGAAGCTATAGAAAATATTGATGGTGTAAAGGGAGTTTTCTTTGCATCTGGACAGCTTCAAGTAATATTTGGTACAGGGGTAGTAAATAAAGTATATGAAGAATTTACACAACTTACTGGTCAAGGTGAAGTATCAAAAGAAGAATTGAAACAAGTAGCTAGTGCAAATGATAATAAGTTTAAAAAGATAATAAAGACTTTAGGTGATGTATTTGTTCCTATCATACCAGCAATAGTAGCTGGAGGTCTTATGATGGGACTTACGGAATCTATAAATTTCTGTGTAAATAATGGTTATTTAGCAATAGATACAAGTGCATCATGGTATGTATTTTTAGCTATGTTTAGTAATGCAGCATACATATTCTTACCGATACTTATTGGATTTAGTAGTGCAAAGGTATTTGGTGGAAATCAATTCTTAGGTGCAGTTATAGCTATGATTATGTTACATCCAGATTTACAAAATGCATGGACTGTAGCTAGTGAAGGTGTGCTTAGAAATCAATCAGTATGGTTTGGACTATACGAGATTCCTATGGTAGCTTATCAAGGTCATGTAATACCAATAGTAATAGCAGTTTATATAATGAGCTTTATAGAAAATAAACTTCATAAGATAGTTCCAGAAATGATTGATTTATTTGTAACACCATTAGTTACAATATTTATAACTGGATATTTAACTCTTACATTAGTTGGACCAGTATTTGTTTTCTTAGAAAATTCTTTATTGACTGGAGTTCAACAAATAGTTCAATTACCATTTGGGATAGGTGGGTTTGTAATTGGTGGAATATATGCAACTACAGTTGTTACAGGTATTCATCATATGTATTCGATAATAGATATGGGACAAATCGCCAATTATGGATATACATATTGGTTGCCAATAGCATCAGCTGCAAATATAGCACAAGGTGGTGCAACACTTGCAGTAGGTGTAAAAACTAAAAATAAGAAAATAAAATCATTAGCATTCCCAGCAGCACTAAGTGCAATGTTGGGTATAACAGAGCCAGCAATATTTGGAATAAATTTAAGATATATAAAACCTTTTATAGGGGCAGCTTTAGGTGGAGCAGCAGGAGGATTATATGCATCAATAGTTGGACTTGGAGCTACAGGAACAGGAGTTACAGGAATATTTGGAATACTATTACATTTACATTCACCTATTAATTATCTAATAATGTTTGCAATAGCGTTAGGGGTTGCATTCTTTACAACATTATTATTGGGATGGGATGAATCTAAATAA